GCAGGAGGAGGAGCAACAGGAGCAAACGCAGTAGCAGTAATAGTAGGAGCAGAAGTAACAGTAATAATAATATTAGCAGCAGCGGAAGTAACAGTAATAATAGCAATAACAGCAACATTAGTAGAACATCGGCAATAGTAGCAGCAGTAGTAATTATGGTAGCCAACTACTCCAAATCTTTAGATATGGAATGTAAGGTGGCTGATGGGAATATGGACACTTTCGAGGTACCTTTGTGATCGAGtgcaaataaattaaatatgattaagCATAATTCGGTCgaaacttttaaaaaataaaaagaaaaagaaaagcgctATGCAAGCGGCGTGTTTAATGCCTTCTCCAGTTCATTTGCTGGCCACTATAGTTTCTGCTTTTGCCCCCTTCATTACTTAATTACAGGAATATTACAGTTAAATTCAGCCTGGGTGTGCAGTTTTAACTACTACCTTATTACATTGTTCTCTGGCTCCTATAATGTCTCACATAATTACCGCAATATCTTAGTCTCTTTGATCCGCACATCCCCTCATCCTCTGTGCTTATTGCAAAACACTTTTACTCTGTCGGTGCCAATACCTATTGCTGCAAGTTTCACCCTTAATTCTCAATTAGGTAATTCAGCCCGGGCCTGTTATGCACCAGCAGTTGTGTATATTCCATCAGCTGGAATTCTGCATTGGTGTATTGTTGCTCATGCGGACACAGGTGGACTCTCAGGAAGTTTCAAAATAAGTATAATATTTTACACTCTTCACAGGGATGGCGATGCTATTTCATTCTCCTCACAAAGTGTTCAATGCTTACAAACGAACTTTGGCTATCTCAAGAAGTTTTTCCCTCAAATTGTCTAATGCTCTGACAAATTTTGATGCTTTCCATTTCATCTGATTTGTCCACCCATCCTCTAGTTCTATCCTTCTCTTAGATGATTTTTCAGCTACTTATTTGTGGTTCAACTCAATTGCACATCACTGCTTCAGCTTACAGTACTTCACATCTCATATATAGATTTGGGTCTACAGTATTTCATCTGAATATTTCTGGGATACGGATCTGGAATGGGTTGTGGATACGTAagcttttgtttaatttttttgttCCTCAGTTTCTGCTTCTATTTTTATCCCCTCTGGAGAACAAGGTCCGTAAACTAactttatatttattaatatagccTTCGAGCCATCTTCTACCAAAAGTAAAAATTTCAGCTGCCTAGCAGCTGTCCGCTAGTGCTTAACAATGAAAAATAGGCAAATCAAATTAGGTTCTCATCTGGCCAGATCTTGACCAGACCCCAGTTAGCTCCGACTACGATTACTGATCCAATCCATTGACCCAAAGGGACAAGAACAGAACGTGGTGTGGTATAGATGGTCAGCTCTCTCCAAGCTAACAACATCGCCATAATAATGCTCCGTAGTCCTAATTCCGGCCGACCAAGGCGGTTGATGGGATCCAAGCCCCCAAAGTAGTTCTACCACAAAACTTAAAGCCCAACCATCACGCAAACACGGTAAAACCTGAATGGAGCCCTGGCCGGAGATCCAGCAGACATGAAGATCACCGATCACAAATGATCACCCACAGACAAAAATTCTATACCAGCAAATCTGATTTTGCAAGGAAACCCGACAAAGACAAAATCACACAAAATTTTCCTTTGGAAAAGGCTCTACCAATTTCCAGGCAGCTCATTTTCACCACAATATTTGTCTAAATAGCTCAAAACATAAACAATCCAACCTTGAGACGCACCATGTTACATGTTTGGTTCGGTAAAGCCTGAAGGATAAATAAGTGGCATCTTGTGTAACAGATAGAGTGCTGAATCGTTGAATATTTATAATGGCCTACTCCCCGACGATTCTCCCAGGCTGTAGAAGAACTGATGCGCAGCATCATGTTTTCATGAACCTCAGTGACCTTTCGCTTACCACGTCCCTAAGGCATAATAGGCCAGCCCTACTGACACAAATCAAACGGAATTACAACTGATAGCGTTGGCAAATTTGACAGGCATGGGCGACATGCCTGCTGGCTCCTGGAATTTATCTCCATATAATTAAACAGTCATCATGATCGGTACTAGTCCGTATAGCAGTAATCATGATCTGTGCTAGTGGACGCTGAAAGGGCAATAGAGATACTTTACTcgcaaaattataaagaaaaagctCCAATTGATCAGTCCAGGAGATGAATAATCGCGCCACTACAGCAGGTAACAAATGGCACAAATCTACACATGCATCAATGGATTCATGAATCCAGCAGCAGaaattaaaatcaatcaaaaCACAACTATTCTTCATCCCTCACTGCAAAAAGAACTATAAAACAATTAGTCTTTAAAAAAAGAACTACCTAACCTCCGTTAAGTCTCTCAACAACTTGTGAATTCTAACAGGTATTCCATGGAACACTtctccaaggaaagaaaggcaaagcaAATAAACACTATTGATTTTGGATCCGATTTCCTGGACTGTTTCTCCGACTGGTGGCTGAATCAGGTTAATCAGGCATTATTTTATGATCAGAAAGATTGAAGGGAACCAAATGTTGCATGGATCTTATTCCAATCCCAGGAGTCCATGTTTGAAGACACAGCAAAACCAACTGCAACTGCAAGCAAGAGTACACAAACACCACCCTTTAAGCAGCTAAAGCCACGTGCTAACCTTCGCAAGATCAGCTTGCAATACTTGTCTGCATCTCTAATGGATGCTTGGTTGGTGGAATCCACATCACCAGATAGGGCTTCCTCGTTCTGTATGACAGAGAACACCAAGTGCCTCAAAGAAAATAAGCTTGCATTGAAACATTTGATGCCAAACAACTACATACTAAATTCAAAGTCGCAACATATTTGCAAATCCATGATGCAAAAAGTTAAAAAAACAGAGACAAGTTTGGCAATAATGAAAATCTAGCATTTAACTGCCCATCCATAAATTTGCTTACCTTTGCCCTTAGGTGCTTCAGTGTCTCCCGCAGAGCATCAGGAGGAGATAGTTTTGTTGAATAATCCTTCCACTCACTAGACAATTTTTGAAGAATAGCAACACTTGCATTCATGTTCTCCAAGTGAAGTTTTTCCTGATATTATTATTTAGATAACGTGGACACCAGATTAAGCAATAATCAAAAGGGCTAGCTAGAAcaatttaaaattattgaaaGAAAGTTCAAAATTGGAATAGAATCACTCACCCACAGCTTGTAACAGTCAGGATTTTGAGCCAAACACCAGATAAAAATATCAGCAGCTTCTCTGGTTAGTTCTGGATTGTCTGCAACAAATGTATGATTTAAGCTATCATCATTATGACATCAAGTTTACATAATTTGCTTCCCTACAAATCAGAGAAATAAGACATAAAAcatgaaaaaaagaaacaaatctATAATGCAATAAAGCAATTTCCATACTTTCTTGCATTGCTTTTACAGCAGCAGGCAAAAGCTGTTGCGATGCTTGTTTTGTACTTTTAGTCCCAGGAGAACCTGCAAGAGCCAGCTCCTTAAGAGTAGGATACACCGCCTCAAACCTCTCTGTGGCCTGCACAAGATTATGTTTTTATCAACAATGCTCGACTCCAGCTGTGTGGAACAAAGAAGGCAAAGCTATCTTAGAAAAACATACCTTGACTCGAGCATTTGGGGAAGGAAATGAAGCCCGCATCAGCAAATCAAGCGCAGCAGGTGGTATTAGACGTTCCCCCTTTCTGACAGCACCATTCAATAGGATAGGTCGAGCTTTTGGCCCTGATAAAATTCTGCacagaaaatgaaaaagaagctAGTATTCCAAGAACATGAAGATGGCAGATATGTCACTACATTTTTCCTAAGGCCAACCTCTCGGCCAACTGCAGAACTAAGTCCCTAGATTGTGGATTCCCGCTTAATTTTCCACAAATCAGAGGCAAGAGGAAATGTGCCCATAAATACATCCCTATGGCAAAATCTCCCTGAGACACctgtttaaaaaatataaataaataaataaataaaatcttaTCAGTTCATAAGACAGCAGATGATGATGACAGCTTgtttccttcagtcaaacaagGGAAAAACGATAAACAAGTTACCTGAGCAATTGCCCAAACTATAACAGGGAGTTTCTCTTGTCCCTGATATTTGGGGTTCTCTCTTAGTGTTGGTAAAAGGTTTATCAGTATGTCAGGCTTCCGTCTTAACGTCATTGCTAGAACAACAAATATTGCAACCTGCAGTTGGTAGCATTGTATACAGAATGATGTGAATGATAATTTCTACTCGTTATTTATCAGCAATTTTTCCACAAAAACTAAGTTGGGTTCATTTTTTTTACTAGATTTtgaaaatctaaaatattttatatcatagGAGTATGAAGCAAAATTGGAGGACATTCATGGCCTATGTTCAATTCAAAAACTCCATGACCATAATTACAGATTAAATTTCTGTTGACAAAAAGTATCTAGGACTCATTTGGTTTGTGGAAAGTGGAGGGTGGAAAGTGCGATCAACAGGAAGTGGAAAAAAATCTCCCcttgtttggttggagtttttaAAGGAGAGAAATTTGAAAAAGATATTCTCGTAGGAATACAGTTCTCATGTTTCATGGGATAGAAAAACTCATGTAGAATATAGGTTTTTGGCTTTCCCGTGGGATGGGAATTGGACGCTCTTT
The sequence above is a segment of the Elaeis guineensis isolate ETL-2024a chromosome 7, EG11, whole genome shotgun sequence genome. Coding sequences within it:
- the LOC105048428 gene encoding uncharacterized protein — encoded protein: MEDTFDPYLVEESSSAAAAFPAKDPDHGWQKVTYAKRQRRSSNAADPNRHHPNGLPHAGDSSHVFASVEQKALERRRALESATAVAVVAEAGTTAPRSRPAAATSDDEDDDSGAEASRGGQENGEAAKKVKQKKPKKPKVTVQEAASKIDAGDLGAFLVEVSVSYESQQDIQLMRFADYFARSFAPVSGSQFPWTKMFKESPVSKIADIPLCHISESVYKTSVDWISQKSTDALGDFVLWCLDAILSDLASLQAAARGSKKSVQQSPAKAQVAIFVVLAMTLRRKPDILINLLPTLRENPKYQGQEKLPVIVWAIAQVSQGDFAIGMYLWAHFLLPLICGKLSGNPQSRDLVLQLAERILSGPKARPILLNGAVRKGERLIPPAALDLLMRASFPSPNARVKATERFEAVYPTLKELALAGSPGTKSTKQASQQLLPAAVKAMQENNPELTREAADIFIWCLAQNPDCYKLWEKLHLENMNASVAILQKLSSEWKDYSTKLSPPDALRETLKHLRAKNEEALSGDVDSTNQASIRDADKYCKLILRRLARGFSCLKGGVCVLLLAVAVGFAVSSNMDSWDWNKIHATFGSLQSF